The Arachis ipaensis cultivar K30076 chromosome B07, Araip1.1, whole genome shotgun sequence genome includes a window with the following:
- the LOC110265076 gene encoding uncharacterized protein LOC110265076 yields MVTSTPYYAQANGQVEVANKILINLIKKQIVLPLEINLNTLRILRKDDLPIEYYWNVVYDELSDLSQECILALENIVRQKDNITQNHNRRIKKKCFRMGKLVLKVILPTEKKSKFLGKWSHNWE; encoded by the exons ATGGTTACTTCAACTCCGTATTATGCACAAGCTAATGGGCAAGTCGAGGTAGCAAATAAAATATTGATCAATTTGATTAAGAAGCAAATTG TTTTGCCATTGGAAATTAATCTTAATACGTTAAGGATATTGAGGAAAGATGATTTGCCAATCGAATATTATTGGAATGTAGTGTATGATGAATTGAGTGACTTAAGTCAAGAATGTATTCTAGCACTCGAGAATATAGTTCGTCAGAAGGATAACATTACTCAAAATCATAATCGTCGAATAAAGAAAAAGTGTTTTCGTATGGGAAAATTGGTGTTAAAAGTTATATTGCCAACTGAAAAGAAATCGAAGTTTCTTGGCAAATGGTCTCATAATTGGGAATGA